The Plodia interpunctella isolate USDA-ARS_2022_Savannah chromosome 11, ilPloInte3.2, whole genome shotgun sequence genome includes a window with the following:
- the LOC128673366 gene encoding transmembrane protein 104 homolog — protein MPRGFRILKRFLKMPLTENGDQYSVWVGLIYVFNLIVGTGALTLPAVFARAGWGLSTASLIFLAFMSFMNVTYVIETMACANAVYKWKRLQAFKRDSIQDHEHESDEESTSHPNGDLEEPLVCGESIPSRYYSLDRRVELGEMADLFLNKTGRTMFYVTLCVYLYGDLSIYAAAVAKSVMDVVCSSGPHNLTTMDSADWDMLPCFNTTGPTEYTRLQCYRVALLTFVGAVGPFVFFNVQKTKYLQLFTSGMRWLAFAIMISIAIHLLISDGPQGHPPAFDVTGLPTLFGACVYSFMCHHSLPGLISPIRGKRKLGCHLALDYGLISIFYLLLAYTGAFAFAHLNDLYTLNFVPTDSDNFLIKIVEYFLTLFPVFTLSTSFPIIAITLRNNLQSLFLDTTRMESYNFVLRKLFFPVVTVVPPLLLTYFLEDISKLIEFTGSYAGTGIQYLIPTFLVVSARRYCSNLLGLGVTNEYKSPFSNIAWAIFVVIWSAMCLILVSVHIFEKS, from the exons ATGCCTCGTGGATTCCGGATTCTGAAAAGATTTCTGAAGATGCCTCTTACGGAAAACGGGGATCAATATTCAGTATGG GTGggtttaatatatgtattcaaCTTGATTGTGGGCACTGGAGCGCTAACATTGCCAGCAGTGTTTGCCCGAGCAGGATGGGGCCTCAGCACGGCCTCCCTCATCTTCTTGGCATTTATGAGCTTCATGAACGTGACATACGTCATAGAGACTATGGCGTGTGCTAATGCTGTATACAAATGGAAGAGATTACAGGCATTTAAAAGAGACAGT ATTCAAGATCATGAGCATGAGTCCGATGAGGAGTCAACATCGCATCCAAATGGTGACCTAGAAGAGCCTCTAGTATGCGGGGAATCCATCCCATCCCGCTACTACAGTTTAGATCGCCGAGTAGAGCTCGGAGAAATGGCAGACCTCTTCCTGAACAAGACTGGTCGGACCATGTTCTACGTGACTTTATGTGTCTACTTGTATGGTGACTTGTCTATATATGCAGCTGCGGTCGCCAAGTCTGTTATGGATGTTGTGTg TTCATCGGGGCCACACAACCTGACGACTATGGACTCCGCTGACTGGGACATGCTGCCCTGCTTCAACACGACGGGGCCGACAGAGTACACACGGCTGCAGTGCTACCGCGTCGCGTTGCTTACCTTCGTCGGTGCTGTGGGGCCCTTCGTATTCTTCAATGTTCAGAAAACCAAGTATTTGCAACTTTTCACGTCGGGCATGAGGTGGCTTG cCTTCGCCATAATGATCTCAATCGCTATCCACCTTCTCATCAGCGACGGGCCTCAGGGGCACCCGCCGGCTTTTGATGTCACAGGTTTACCCACTCTATTCGGAGCCTGTGTTTACTCCTTCATGTGTCATCATTCCCTACCAGGGCTCATTAGCCCTATCCGAGGCAAAAGAAAACTTGGCTGTCATCTCGCTTTAGACTACGGCCTCATCAGCATCTTCTATCTCCTTCTAGCATACACCGGAGCCTTCGCATTCGCACACCTAAACGACCTCTACACATTGAACTTCGTGCCAACAGACAGTGATAATTTTCTCATAAAAATCGTGGAATATTTCCTCACTCTCTTCCCAGTATTCACTTTGTCAACAAGTTTTCCGATCATAGCTATTactttaagaaataatttgcAAAGCCTGTTTTTAGACACCACTCGTATGGAATCATACAATTTTGTGTTGAGAAAGCTGTTCTTTCCAGTAGTGACTGTGGTGCCGCCTCTTTTGCTAACGTACTTTTTAGAGGACATTAGTAAATTGATAGAATTCACGGGTTCGTACGCGGGCACAGGCATTCAGTATTTGATACCAACATTTTTAGTGGTGTCTGCGAGGAGATATTGCTCCAACTTGTTAGGCCTGGGAGTCACTAATGAGTATAAGAGTCCGTTTTCTAACATCGCCTGGGCTATATTTGTGGTGATTTGGTCTGCAATGTGCTTAATACTCGTTTCTGTACACATTTTCGAAAAGTCATGA